One window from the genome of Paramisgurnus dabryanus chromosome 20, PD_genome_1.1, whole genome shotgun sequence encodes:
- the tnfaip3 gene encoding tumor necrosis factor alpha-induced protein 3, translated as MSQGQNFLPKFLFVSNLLKAVKIRERVPNDVVKPSSSSGLLHHLRSMHRYTLEMIRMSQFPQAFREVIQAAILDRAMQGSLEQEKRLNWCREVKKLVPLRTNGDGNCLLHAASQYLLGVQDTDLVLRKALYAVLKETDTSNFRMRFQTELLHSQEFTQTGLRYSTLNWEEEWVKIVEMASPVSSSNGLQFDSLEDIHIFVLSNILRRPIIVIADQVLRSMKSGSSFSPLNVGGIYLPLHWPPGECYKYPVVLGYDSQHFAPLITIKDSGPEIRAVPLINPGRGGFEELRVHFLTEKEQQQKDKLLKDYLMLIEIPVIGLGYDPTQIITAARLDEGNLPEDMNLMEDYLQLVNHEYKRWQEDKDSLWAPQSQRPPPFSVSQLSLIEIRCATPRCTFYVSVDTQPHCHECFEKRQAGRKPEAVSASNQTSSSDQENRGRLERSVLPSPRSAPPTAPSLSLYSETHAMKCKTPGCLFTLSVEHDGLCERCFNARQNRPAANGPSQGPSHGWCHGQWASGGREREKEREGERESDTERCVMCRQEVFRIFNGLCPSCMQRTATSERGDTQQQESRTEGSVWALHREAERTGTTNHTWRTPAARQCKRSGCQFFGTAEKLGFCTICYLDYQTNHQATPAIVQPRHTSEAGFQNCPRCRGQGCGAEGKAMLEGYCNKCFVKEQSARLNQAASRGSHSPPLVTRASKPRPPPVLNQAQCRRSGCKNLSPGCTDLCPDCLSRGQREGRRAQAPKEKSKQRCKTQGCDHYANQEKQGYCNECDHFKQVYRG; from the exons ATGTCTCAGGGCCAGAACTTCCTGCCCAAGTTCCTGTTCGTGAGTAACCTCCTGAAGGCGGTAAAAATCCGAGAGCGGGTTCCCAACGATGTGGTCAAGCCCTCCTCCAGCAGCGGCCTGCTCCATCACCTCCGTAGCATGCACCGCTACACCCTGGAGATGATCCGTATGAGCCAGTTCCCGCAGGCCTTCCGCGAGGTCATCCAGGCGGCCATCTTGGACCGGGCCATGCAGGGCTCGCTGGAACAGGAGAAGCGCTTGAACTGGTGCCGTGAGGTCAAGAAGCTGGTGCCTTTAAGAACGAACG GTGATGGGAATTGTCTGCTTCATGCAGCCTCACAGTATCTGCTGGGAGTTCAGGACACAGACCTGGTCCTGCGAAAGGCTCTTTACGCGGTGCTGAAAGAAACTGACACTAGTAACTTCAGAATGAGATTTCAGACTGAGCTGCTTCACTCTCAAGAGTTCACCCAGACTGGCCTTCGATACAGCACTTTG AACTGGGAGGAGGAATGGGTAAAGATTGTTGAAATGGCTTCTCCTGTGTCCAGCAGTAACGGCCTACAGTTTGACTCTTTAGAGGACATTCACATCTTTGTTCTCTCGAATATTCTACGGAGGCCAATTATTGTTATCGCAG ACCAAGTACTTAGGAGTATGAAGTCTGGTTCCTCTTTTTCACCGCTCAATGTTGGAGGTATATATCTGCCTTTACACTGGCCTCCAGGAGAGTGCTACAAATATCCCGTAGTGCTCGGCTACGACTCGCAGCACTTTGCACCCTTGATCACCATCAAAGACAGCGGCCCAG AAATCCGTGCGGTGCCGTTGATAAACCCTGGCAGAGGAGGGTTTGAAGAACTTCGAGTGCACTTCCTCACAGAAAAAGAGCAACAACAGAAGGACAAGTTGCTAAAGGACTATCTAATGCTTATAGAGATCCCTGTTATTGGGCTGGGCTACGATCCCACCCAGATCATCACTGCAGCCAG ATTAGATGAAGGCAATCTGCCTGAGGACATGAACCTGATGGAAGACTACCTACAGCTGGTCAACCACGAGTACAAGCGCTGGCAAGAGGATAAGGATTCTTTATGGGCACCCCAATCCCAGCGTCCCCCTCCCTTCTCCGTGTCCCAGCTGTCTCTCATTGAGATTCGTTGTGCCACGCCCCGCTGTACCTTCTACGTGTCGGTGGACACTCAGCCACACTGTCACGAGTGCTTCGAAAAGCGCCAGGCCGGCAGGAAGCCAGAGGCCGTCTCCGCCTCGAATCAGACCTCATCCTCGGACCAGGAGAACAGGGGACGGCTGGAGCGCTCCGTGCTGCCCAGTCCCCGTTCTGCACCCCCCACGGCCCCCAGCCTAAGCCTTTACAGCGAGACTCACGCCATGAAGTGCAAGACGCCTGGTTGCTTGTTTACGCTCAGCGTAGAGCACGACGGCCTGTGCGAACGGTGCTTTAACGCGAGACAAAACAGACCGGCAGCCAACGGGCCATCGCAAGGCCCCTCTCACGGCTGGTGTCACGGACAGTGGGCGTCAGGTGGCCGTGAACGAGAGAAGGAAAGGGAaggagagcgagagagcgacACGGAGAGGTGTGTCATGTGTCGACAGGAAGTCTTTAGGATATTTAATGGTCTCTGCCCATCCTGCATGCAGAGGACTGCCACTTCTGAGAGGGGTGACACCCAGCAGCAGGAGTCAAGAACGGAGGGCTCGGTGTGGGCACTGCATAGGGAGGCAGAACGTACCGGCACCACCAACCACACCTGGCGGACACCTGCCGCCCGGCAATGTAAACGCTCTGGCTGCCAGTTCTTTGGGACGGCAGAGAAGCTGGGATTCTGCACTATATGTTATCTAGACTACCAGACCAATCATC AAGCCACCCCCGCTATTGTCCAGCCCAGGCACACATCTGAGGCAGGTTTCCAGAACTGTCCGCGGTGCCGGGGTCAAGGCTGTGGCGCCGAGGGAAAGGCCATGCTAGAGGGTTATTGCAACAAGTGCTTTGTGAAGGAGCAGAGCGCTAGACTCAACCAAGCCGCTAGCAGGGGTTCTCATTCGCCACCTCTCGTCACA CGGGCCTCGAAACCCCGGCCGCCCCCGGTGCTGAACCAGGCGCAGTGTCGGCGTAGCGGTTGCAAGAACCTCTCTCCAGGCTGCACTGACCTCTGCCCCGACTGTCTCAGCCGTGGCCAGCGAGAGGGTCGACGTGCCCAGGCACCCAAAGAGAAGAGCAAACAGCGCTGCAAGACGCAGGGCTGCGACCACTACGCCAATCAAGAGAAGCAAGGCTACTGCAATGAATGTGACCACTTTAAACAGGTTTACCGAGGGTGA